From a region of the Rhipicephalus microplus isolate Deutch F79 chromosome X, USDA_Rmic, whole genome shotgun sequence genome:
- the LOC119161624 gene encoding uncharacterized protein LOC119161624: protein MAAFSGAAFYGVNRNRKRPRVVDETAERILERIARTATSDIDLSDSDDDTLVDTTFSAPLHTLSSEEDENSDDECPSTSKTTKGQSWKRYDGPLPSWIPDFTSTPDDSQQRVSWSPSDYLVQL, encoded by the exons ATGGCGGCGTTCAGTGGTGCGGcattctacggtgtcaatcgcaaCC GAAAAAGGCCACGTGTCGTTGATGAGACGGCCGAAAGAATCCTTGAACGAATCGCCAGAACGGCGACGTCCGACATTGATCTTTCGGACAGTGACGACGACACTTTGGTAGACACTACATTTTCGGCTCCACTTCATACCCTGAGCTCTGAAGAGGACGAAAATAGCGACGATGAATGCCCGTCCACCTCGAAGACGACAAAGGGGCAGTCATGGAAACGCTATGATGG GCCACTTCCGTCTTGGATTCCTGACTTCACATCCACCCCTGATGACAGTCAACAACGGGTTTCGTGGAGTCCAAGTGACTACCTCGTTCA attatga